A segment of the Candidatus Pelagisphaera phototrophica genome:
GAGGCATTTCAATCGTGAGCTCAATCAGAGTGCCCTCGTGATTCGGCTTAGCCACCATGCGGGCTCCCCCGTTCAAGCTCAGCGTTCCTAAAGCAATCGGCATAGCGACGCCCAAATCAATAGGCATTCCCCCAATGGTTTCGCCAGGACCGATGGCCGAAAGAGGACGATTCATGTAAAAAGGCCAACGACTAAGTTGTACCCTATAATTACCCTCTTTTTCTACTTCTATATGCCAAGGTCCGCCCATAGAATCTGCCCCCGCAACTTTATCGCGGTTATCAAAATCCGCATCCAACCAGTTGGAACAGGCAAGATGCGTTATGGGCTCTGCTGAATTGCCGACAACAATCGGCTCTATTACATCGATAGATGCCTCAATCGATGCCCAATATGCGTCGTAATAACCCTTCAGCTCGCGAGCGATATCGGGATACTCCGCGAAGACATTTGCCGCCTGGCTAGGATCATTCTCTAGGTTGTAGAGTTCAGAATCACCCTGCAATCGCCAATCTTTCCACATAACAGAGCTCCTGAAGTACTTCTCTGGCTTCGTCCTGCCGCCAAACTGAACAATGGCCTTTCTTTCGTCTAAAGCAGCTGCGTCTTTGAAGACGGGTACAAGAGAAAGTCCATCGAATGGCTCCGCAGTAGCTGGCACTTTGAAATTCAACAAATCAACGAATGTCGGGGCGAGATCCACAACATGAGAAACCGTTCCGATAGTTCTCGGTGAGCCCAGATCACCATTGGGCCAGCGAAGAAAGCAGAAGGCTCGATGGCCGCCTTCATATCCGGACCCTTTTTTGCCTCTCATGCCCGCATTGTAAATGCCATCACCGAGGGCGGTTCCATTATCATTCATAAAGAGGACAATCGTGTTATCTTTTGCGCCCCTTTGTTCGAGCCATTCCTCCAACCTGCTAAAATTCTCGTCTGCGTTCCCGATGAGACCGTAGAATTTCGCAATTCTCTCGTCCTCGACCTTGTGCTTGTATTTCTCAAAATCCTCTTCAAGAGGGTGGAAAGGACTGTGAGGCGTATTGAGAGCTATGTAGGTGAAAAACGGTTGTTCAGCTTCCAGCTTCTGGTCCATCCATTTCATAGCTTCATCAAACCATAGGTTTGCGCAAAAACGGTCGGAGTATTTTACCTCAGTCCCATCCAAATACCGGGTGTAGTAATAATCATTGTCGTATTCGTTTTCTGATGCCAATCCCCAGCCTTTGTGCCAAATTGCATGCACGAAACCACGATCCATGGGCCGGTTGGGATAGGCATCCCCAAGACCCCACTTACCGAATAATCCCGTAGCGTATCCATTAGCCAAAAAGGTCTCTGGCATGGTCACGATGTCGCGTCTCATCCAATTGCGGGCGGATGGTACCGTGCTTGCTTTGTTGCGAAGTGCATACAGACCAGTCATTAGTTCGCTCCGAGTTGGCGTGCAGACAGGTGCGACGTGGAAATTACCCAAACGAACGCTCTCCCTGTGTAACGCATCGAAGGCAGGCGTTTCAAGTATGGGATGTCCGTGACATGAAAGGTCACCGAAGCCTTGATCATCGGTAATAAGAATTATGACGTTCGGACGGTCTGCTGCCGAAGCGGTCAAAACCGTCATTAAGATTGCAAAAGTCAGTTTTTTCACGATCATCCGAAAAAAACATGCGATCAAAGCTATTTGGAAGTCAATCGCTTTACCCGGTCTATTGGGTGATTATAAAGGCAGCAATGAGATCGTTGGCTTGACTGGAGTAGGGGGCCAGGCCGTGTGATTCGGAGATCACTTTGTAGTGGACGACATCGCCGTCGAGGTAGCTGTATTTGATAATATCAGCGGGTCGATTCGTACCGTTTCCGGGGATGCCTTCAGCGTCCGCGAGCTGGGGTCCTTTTTCACCCATGGCTTGGGCAAAGCGGAAGATGCTTTCTTGGGCAGAGTGAAAAGTCGTGCCGACTCCGTTCCCACCTTTGTAGGGAATGACCGGATCGTTTTGGGCACCGATGTTGAGGATCTTTCGGCCGCTCGCGGGTACGATGACTTGGTCGTAGTCATTCGTACCTGATGCATTGAAACGGAATGTTTCATTTTGATACATCTTGGAGATCATTTGGGAAACTCGCCCAGCCGCTTTTTGGAAAGCGGCTCCGTCTAACTCAATCAAGAGTCGGTTGACCATGCCTGATCCGTTCGAGCTGCCGTACAGCGATAGGTTGCCCGCATCCACATTGTCGTAGGTTTTAATCAGAGTGATGAGATCCCGTATGAAAGCGACGTCAGGAGTTTTTGAAGCTTCCTTGTCGATATTCCAACTTTTCAAATAGCCATTAGGAGCGATGCGGATGATGTCGTCGAGGCGACCGCCCATGCTGTTGATAAAGTTCGAGTTGCCTCCATTTCCGTGAAGCATGATGACCACAGGGAAGGGCCCGTCGCCGGAAGGGACGCGGACTGCGGCGGTTCGATCGAATCCTCCAGGCTCCTGTTCCCAGGTTTGATTGATGGTGAGCGTTTCCCCATCTGCGAGAGTGCCGTTGCTGGCTTCAATTTTGCGAACGCGATAGAAGTGATTGGGCTTCGATTCGAAATCGATGCTCTGTTTGAAAACCAGCGAGGAGACATTTGCTGAGAGCGTTGAAATGGGTTGCCAGACGCCGAAGGAAAGGTCCGAGCGGCTTTGAAACTCATAGCTTTTACCTGTTTCCGAATCGAGAGTTAATCTCACCTCCCTAGCAGAATTGAGGTCTACGGAAAGAATCTGGGCGTTCGAAGTGAAGGGGATGGCGATAACGAAGAGTGAAATGAGGGGAAGTGGGCTCGACATGCTACCGTTAGATTGTTCAATGTTAAGGGTTCGCGTTTAACTTCATTATGCTTCTCCAGCTACTCGAATGCGACTCCGACTTCGCGCGCATAATTGAACCATCGCTTTACCAGGTCTTCCTTCCGATCCGGGTGTTGATTTGAGAGATCGTGTCGCTCACCTGGATCTTTATCCAGGTTATACAGTTCCCATTCGACAGACTCTCCTCCAGAAGAATAAATCTTCCAATCGCCTTTAACCAATGCGCGTTGGTCATGCAACTCCCAGCCAATAGCTTCATCACCGTGGACATCAAGATGCCTATTTTCTAGGTGGGCAAAAAACGATTTACCGCGCACTGGGTTGACGGTATCTCCACGGTGCGTTCTACCAGGATGGCTGATCCCCGCGACGTCGAGCAAAGTTGGCAACACATCTTGCACGGTCAAATACTCCTGACTGACATAGCCGTGGTTATCCAATGAAGAAGCATTAACAATAGCGGCCGCTCGAGTCCCTCCCTCGTATAGAGAATATTTGGCGTCTCGAAAGGGTGCCATACTGGCTGAGGCCCAACCGCGGCCGTAGACCGTAAACGAGTTATTGTTACCGATACTTTCTAAGGTTTGTTCATAGCCTTTTGCGAGCGGTGGAGGGAATCTGAATGCGGCACCATTGTCTGACATAAACAGGACAAACGTATTTTCTCGTTCCCCAATAGCTTCAAGGTAATCAAGGACACGACCGATATGAAAATCCATGTTCTCCACCATGGCCGCATAGATCTCCATCTTACGACTTAGTATTAATTTCTCGTCATCAGAAATACTGTCCCAGGAATCGGCACCAGACTCATAAACGCTCATATTAATGTTTTCTGGAAGTACACCCTGTTTCATCGCCCGTTCAACACGTTGGGC
Coding sequences within it:
- a CDS encoding arylsulfatase, whose protein sequence is MKKLTFAILMTVLTASAADRPNVIILITDDQGFGDLSCHGHPILETPAFDALHRESVRLGNFHVAPVCTPTRSELMTGLYALRNKASTVPSARNWMRRDIVTMPETFLANGYATGLFGKWGLGDAYPNRPMDRGFVHAIWHKGWGLASENEYDNDYYYTRYLDGTEVKYSDRFCANLWFDEAMKWMDQKLEAEQPFFTYIALNTPHSPFHPLEEDFEKYKHKVEDERIAKFYGLIGNADENFSRLEEWLEQRGAKDNTIVLFMNDNGTALGDGIYNAGMRGKKGSGYEGGHRAFCFLRWPNGDLGSPRTIGTVSHVVDLAPTFVDLLNFKVPATAEPFDGLSLVPVFKDAAALDERKAIVQFGGRTKPEKYFRSSVMWKDWRLQGDSELYNLENDPSQAANVFAEYPDIARELKGYYDAYWASIEASIDVIEPIVVGNSAEPITHLACSNWLDADFDNRDKVAGADSMGGPWHIEVEKEGNYRVQLSRWPFYMNRPLSAIGPGETIGGMPIDLGVAMPIALGTLSLNGGARMVAKPNHEGTLIELTIEMPLGRQTLQAWFHDDSGKQLSGAFYATLAHLPN
- a CDS encoding arylsulfatase, giving the protein MYLKKLILILIVWTIGICAGAQNQRPNILLIVADDMGFTDIGSFGGEIKTPHLDDLAESGIRLANFHTAPVCAPTRAMLMSGMDNHEAGIGSMELMRVFDNGLAPNREAIGYGTPEYAGYLSQRVAALPEILQDAGYHTYMTGKWDLGRALVEEHIPAGRGFDQSFAQLTGTALHLIPPDGGAHGGIARAEPFIYRENWEVVKELPKDYFSTKTFTDKIIEYIGGNKDSEQPFFAYLAFSAPHFPIQVPQAWRDRYKNQYDEGYDVLRAQRVERAMKQGVLPENINMSVYESGADSWDSISDDEKLILSRKMEIYAAMVENMDFHIGRVLDYLEAIGERENTFVLFMSDNGAAFRFPPPLAKGYEQTLESIGNNNSFTVYGRGWASASMAPFRDAKYSLYEGGTRAAAIVNASSLDNHGYVSQEYLTVQDVLPTLLDVAGISHPGRTHRGDTVNPVRGKSFFAHLENRHLDVHGDEAIGWELHDQRALVKGDWKIYSSGGESVEWELYNLDKDPGERHDLSNQHPDRKEDLVKRWFNYAREVGVAFE